In the Nocardioides marmotae genome, AGCTCGGCCCGCGAGCGCAGGTGCCGCTCGCGGGCGGCCTCGAGCGGCTCGCGGCCGACGACCTCGCCGTCGCGCACGAGCGGGACGAGCAGCTCGCGGTCGTCGCCGTCGTTCGCGGGCACCTGCCCGGTGCCGACGACCTCGGCCTCGGCGGTGCCGGACCGGCCGCGGCGGCGCAGGGCGTACTTGCGGCCGCCGTAGGAGATCTTGTCGGTGCTGCGCTTGGCCACCGGCACCATCGCGCCGTCCTCGCCCTCGCGGGCCACCAGCTTGTAGACGAACCCACTGGTCGGGTGCCCCGAGCCGGTGACCAGCTGGGTGCCGACGCCGTACCCGTCGACCGGCGCCGCGGCGAGCGCCGCGATGGCGTACTCGTCGAGGTCGCTGGTGACGATGATCCGGGTGCCCGTCGCGCCGAGGGAGTCGAGCTGGTCGCGGACCTGCTGGGCCAGCGAGCCCAGGTCGCCGGAGTCCAGCCGCACCGCGCCGAGCCCCGGCCCCGCGACCTCCACACCGACCCGGACCGCCTCGGCGATGTCGTAGGTGTCGATGAGCAGGGTGGTGCCCGCCCCGAGGCTGGCGACCTGTGCGCGGAACGCGTCGGCCTCGGTGTCGTGCAGCAGCGTGAAGCTGTGCGCCGAGGTGCCCGAGGTGGGCACGCCGTACCGCTGCCGGGCGGCGAGGTTGGAGGTGCCGGCGAAGCCGGCGACGTACGCCGCCCGCGCGGCCGCCACCGCGGCCTCCTCGTGGGTGCGCCGCGAGCCCATCTCCAGGCACGGCCGCTCGCAGGAGACCATCGTCATCCGCGAGGCCGCCGAGGCGATCGCGGAGTCGTGGTTGTAGATCGAGAGCAGCAGCGTCTCCAGCAGCACCGCCTCGGCGAAGGTCGACTCCACGACGACCAGGGGGGAGTGCGGGAAGTACGTCTCGCCCTCGGGGTAGCCCCACACGTCGCCGGAGAACCGGTACGACGCCAGCCACTCCCGGGTCGGCTCGTCGACCACGTCCTCGAGCACCGCGAGCACCTCGGCGTCGAACCGGAACGCCTCGAGCGCGTCGAGCGCCCGGCCCACGCCGGCCACGACGCCGTACCGCCGGCCCTCCGGCAGGCGCCGGGGGAACAGCTCGAAGACCGAGCGTCGGTCGGCCGTCCCCGCCGCGAGCGCGGCCTGGAGCATCGTCAGCTCGTAGTGGTCGGTGAGCAGCGCCGTCGAGGGGGCCGTCGAGGGGGCCGTCGAGGGGGCGGTCGAGCCGGCTGTCGAGGGGGTCACGTGACTAGGGTGCCCGCTTCGCTGTGACACCATGGACGGGTGTCCGCCGCCAGTCCTGTCGAGGTCGAGCCGACCACCACCCCCGACGAGATCACGTTCCTTGCGAAGCCGTGGGTCACGATCGTGTGGAACGACCCGGTCAACCTGATGTCCTACGTGACCTACGTCTTCCAGAAGTACTTCGGCTACGACAAGGCCAAGGCCGAGAAGCTGATGATGGAGGTCCACGAGGACGGCCGGTCGGTCGTCAGCTCGGGGACCCGCGAGGAGATGGAGCGCGACGTGCAGGCGATGCACGAGTACGGGCTGTGGGCGACGATGGACCGCTCGGAGTGAGCGGCTTCGCACGGCACCGTCGCAGCGGGCGGATCATCGCCAACTTCACCGGCTTCGAGGCCGACCTGCTGCGCTCGCTGGCCTCCCAGCTCGTCGAGCTGCTCCGCAACGAGGCGGCCGTCCCGCAGGACGACCAGGACCCGTTCGAGGCGATGATGGACTTCTCCGGGCCGACCGTCGAGCCGGAGGACCCGGTGCTCGCGCGGCTGTTCCCGACCGCCTACCGCGACGACCCCGAGGCGGCCGGCGAGTTCCGCCGCTACACCGAGGGCACGCTGCGCGACGGCAAGGCCCGCGCCGCCGCGACGATCATCGACGCCCTCGAGGAGGCCGGCCTCCCCGACGAGCTCACCGAGGACGGGTTGATGATCGACGTCGAGCTCGACGAGCCGACGGCCGAGACCTGGATGCGCTCCTTCACCGACATCCGGCTCGCCCTGGCCACCCGCCTCGGCGTCGAGGACGGCGACGAGGAGTACTGGTACGCCCTGCCCGACGACGACCCGCGCGCGCAGGCCCACGACATCTACGAGTGGGTCGGCTACCTCCAGGAGACGCTCGTCGAGGCGCTGACCGCGCGGCGCTGACGGCCGGCTGACGGCCGGCTGGCTGCGCGGGCTCCCGGCTGGGAGACTCGCCCGCGTGCCGATCCCACCCTTCGTCGTCGAGCTCCGCGCGCTGGTCGGCACCCGTGAGCTGTGGCTGCCGGCGGTCACTGCGGTCGTACGCCGCGGCGACGACATCCTGCTGACCGAGCGCGTCGACAACGGCCGCTGGGCGCCGGTGACCGGCATCGTCGACCCCGGCGAGGAGCCGGCCGTCGCGGCCCGGCGCGAGGCGCTCGAGGAGGCCGGCGTCGAGATCACCGTCGACCGGCTCGCCGCCGTCAGCGTCAGCCCGAGGATCACCCACCCCAACGGCGACCAGGGGGTCTACCTCGACATCACCTTCGCCTGCTCGTGGGTCTCCGGCGAGCCGTACCCGGCCGACGACGAGAACACCGACGTCCGCTGGTGGCCGATCCGCGACCTCCCGCCCATGCAGGACTGGATGCGCGCCCGCATCGATGCCGGCCTCTCCGACGAGGTCGCCGCCCGGTTCCTCACCTGAGCCGACCCGCCGGCGGGGTAGTCACGGACCAGAACGTCCGTGACTACCCCGCCGACGGACAGGAACGTCCGTGACTATCCGTCCGTGACTATCCCCTGGGCAGGTAGCGGGCCTCAGACGACGCCGAGGGAGAGCATGGCGTCGGCGACCTGGAGGAACGAGGAGATGTTGGCGCCGGCGACGTAGTTGCCGGGGGCGCCGTACTCGTCGGCGGCGCTGGCGCAGCGCTCGTGGACGCCGACCATGATCTCGCGCAGCCGCTCCTCGGTGTGGGCGAAGGACCAGGAGTCCCGCGAGGCGTTCTGCTGCATCTCCAGCGCGCTGGTGGCCACGCCACCGGCGTTGGCGGCCTTGCCCGGCGCGAAGAGCACGCCCTTGTCCTGGAAGACGCGGGTGGCCTCGGGGGTGCACGGCATGTTCGCGCCCTCGGCGACGACGAGCACGCCGTTGCCGACGAGGGTCCGGGCGGCCTCGCCGTCGAGCTCGTTCTGGGTCGCGCAGGGGAGCGCCACCTCGCAGGGGACGTCCCAGACGCGGCCGCCGGCGACGTACGACGCGCCGGGGCGCTGGTCGGCGTAGGCCGAGAGCCGCGCGCGGTCGACCTCCTTGACCTGCTTGAGCAGGGCGAGGTCGAGGCCGGCCTCGTCGACGACGTACCCCGAGGAGTCCGAGCACGCGACGACCTGCGCGCCGAGGTCGGCGGCCTTCTGTGCGGCGTAGATCGCGACGTTGCCGGAGCCGGAGACGACGACCCGGCGGCCCGACAGCGACCGGCCGGAGGTCTTGAGCATCTCCTCGGTGAAGAAGACGGTGCCGAAGCCGGTGGCCTCGGTGCGCACCTGCGAGCCGCCGTAGGAGAGGCCCTTGCCGGTGAGCACGCCGGACTCGTAGCGGTTGGTGATCCGCTTGTACTGCCCGAAGAGGTAGCCGATCTCGCGGCCGCCGACGCCGATGTCGCCGGCGGGGACGTCGGTGTACTCACCGAGGTGGCGGTAGAGCTCGGTCATCAGCGACTGGCAGAAGCGCATGACCTCGGCGTCGCTGCGGCCCTTGGGGTCGAAGTCCGAGCCGCCCTTGCCGCCGCCGATCGGCATGCCGGTCAGCGCGTTCTTGAAGATCTGCTCGAAGCCGAGGAACTTCACGATCCCGAGGTAGACCGACGGGTGGAAGCGCAGGCCGCCCTTGTAGGGGCCGAGCGCGGAGTTGAACTCCACGCGGAACGCGCGGTTGATCTGGACCCGCCCCTGGTCGTCGGTCCACGGCACGCGGAAGATCAGCTGCCGCTCGGGCTCGCAGAGCCGCTCGATGACGGCCTCGTCGACGTAGTGCTGGTGCTTGCGCACGACCGGGCCGAGCGACTCCAGGACCTCCAGGACCGCCTGGTGGAACTCGCCCTCGCCGGGGTTGCGGGCGAGCACCGTCTCGTAGTGCGGCTGGAGGATGGGGTCCAACATGTCCATGGTCCAAGGGTAGGGAGCGCTCCCGCGGGTCCGGGGACCGGGCACGTTGTCCGCCATGCGGACGCCACCGCCTACCCTGGTTCCGTGCTCACCATCGACCAGGCGACGTACGACGCCATCGTCCGGCACGCCAAGCGCGACCACCCCGACGAGGCCTGCGGCATCGTCGCCGGCCCCGAGGGCAGCGACCGCCCCGAGCGGGTCGTGGAGATGGTGAACGCGGCGGGGAGCCCGACGTTCTACGAGTTCGACTCCACCGAGCTGCTCGAGCTCTACAAGCAGATGTGGGACCGCGACGAGGAGCCGGTGGTGATCTACCACTCCCACACCGCGACCGAGGCCTACCCCAGCCGCACCGACATCGGCCTGGCCAGCGAGCCCGGCGCCCACTACGTGCTCGTGAGCACCCGCGAGCACGGGAATAACGAGGGCCCGGTGGAGTTCAGGTCGTACAGGATCGTGGACGGCGAGGTGACCGAGGAAGAGGTCGCGGTCGTCCCCGAGCTTCCCACCCGCTAGACCCGCACGAGACCCAGCAAGACCCCCGCACCAGCCCCGCACCAGCCCCATCGAGGAGTCCGACGAACCATGGCCATCGAGGTCCGAATCCCGACCATCCTGCGCACCTACACCGACGGCGAGAAGGCCGTGACCGGTGAGGGTGCCAGCCTGAGCGCGCTGATCGACGACCTGGAGGCGAGCCACCCCGGCATCAAGGACCGCCTGATCGACAACGGCGACCTGCGCCGGTTCGTCAACGTCTACATCAACGACGAGGACGTCCGCTTCATCGGCGGCCTCGAGGCCCCGCTCGCCGACGGCGACCAGGTCGTCGTGCTGCCCGCCGTCGCGGGCGGCTGCTGAGCCACGCACCCACGATCGTGCGGCGGCGGTACGGTGCGGGAATGGTTGAGCTGAGCGCCCGATGACCGACCGCCGCACGTTCGTCCTCGTCGACGGCGAGAACATCGACGCGACGCTGGGCAACTCCCTGCTCGGCCGTCGCCCGCTCCCCGAGGAGCGGCCCCGCTGGGAGCGGGTCACGGCGTACGCCGAGCAGCTGTGGGGACAGCCGGTCACCGGCCTGTTCTTCCTCAACGCCTCCAACGGCACGCTGCCGAGCAGCTTCGTCCAGGCCCTCCTGGCCATGGACTACCGGCCGGTCCCGCTGGCCGGGCGCGCCGACGAGAAGGTCGTCGACATCGGCATCCAGCGCACGCTGGACGCGCTGGTCCAGCGCGCCGACGACGTGCTGCTCGTCAGCCACGACGCCGACTTCGCCGAGCACCTCTCCCGGCTGCTCGACCAGAGCGCCTACCAGCGACGCATCGGGCTCGTCGCGCTGCGCGAGTACGCCAGCACGCAGTTCGACCAGCTCGGCATCCGCGTCCACGACCTCGAGGACGACGTGCACGCCTTCAACGTGCCGCTGCCCCGCGTGCGGATCATCCCGCTCGACGAGTTCGACCCCGAGAACTTCCTGCGCTAGGCGGTCGGGCCGCCGAGGATGCCGCGCTCGTACGCCGTCGCCACGGCGGCGGCGCGGTCGGCCACGCCGAGCTTCTCGTAGACGTGGACGAGGTGGGTCTTGACCGTCGCCTCGCTCACGAAGAGCTCCTGGGCGATGGCGCGGTTGGACGTGCCGCGGGCGACCAGCACGAGCACCTCGCGCTCGCGGCTGGTGAGGGCGGTGGTGCGGCTGGGACGACGCAGGTGGGAGGCGAGCCGGCTGGCGACGGCCGGGGAGAGCACGGTCTCCCCGGCCGCGGTCGCGCGCACCGCCTCGAAGAGCCGCTCGGCCGGGGTGTCCTTGAGCAGGTAGCCGGTCGCGCCCGCCTCGATCGCCGCGACGGTCTCGGAGTCGGTGTCGTAGGTCGTGAGCACCAGCACGGCCGCCCGCGTGCCCGAGGCCCGGAGGGCACGTACGGCGTCCACGCCGCCGCCACCGGGCATCCGCAGGTCCATGACCACGACGTCCGGGTCCGTCGCGCGGGCCAGGGCGACCGCCTCGGGTCCGCTGCCCGCCTCGGCCACCACCTCGAAGTCCGGCACGGCGCCGAGCATGCTCCGGACGCCGTCGCGGACGACCGGGTGGTCGTCGGCGACCAGGATCCGGATCACGCCGCCTCCCGGGCCAGGGCGGGCAGGCGCAGGGACACCGCGGTGCCGCCGCCGGGGCACGACTCGAGCGTGAGCGTGCCCGCGAGGCGCGCGGCACGCTGGTGCATGCCGCGCAGGCCGAAGGAGCTCGGCGGGGCGGGCCGGCCGGCGTCGAAGCCGACGCCGTCGTCGCGGACGTCGACCACGACCTCCTCGCCGTCGTAGTCCAGCGTCACGCCGACCCGTCCGGCCCGGGCGTGCTTGGCGACGTTGGCGAGCGACTCCTGGACGATCCGCAGCACCGTCGCCTCGACCTCGGGGTGCAGCGGCCGGACCTCGCCGGTCACGACCAGGTCGGTGCGGGCGGCACGGTCCGGGTCCTGGTCGGCGGCCCAGCAGCGTACGACGGCGTCGATCGCCTCGGGCAGCCCGGCGCCGTGCAGGGGCGCCGGCGCGAGGTCCAGCACCGACCGGCGGGCCTCGGCGAGTGCGCTGCGGGCGAGCTCGGTGGCCCGCCGGATCCGCGCGTCGGGGTCCGCCTCCTGCCCCGCCGCCTGCAGCTGGGTGAGCACGCCGGCCAGCGACTGGGCGATCGTGTCGTGGATCTCGCGGGCCAGCCGCTGCCGCTCCTCCTGCACGCCGGCGACCCGGGCCTGGGCCACCACCGTCTGCTGGAGCGCCTCGTTGCGCAGCAGGGCCTCCTCGAGGCTGGCGTTCAGCCGCTCCAGCTCGGCGATCGCGGCCGCGCGGTCGGTGCTGGTCCGCTCGATCTGGAGCGCGGCGCGCCCCATCGCCGCGGCGAGGCCGAAGTTGAGCGCGAACAGCGCGAGGAAGAAGGCGAGGTGTCCGGTCGGCCCGGTCGGCAGGCCGCCGGACTGGCCGGTGGCCATCGCCGCGGCGGTCGCCGCGAACCCCACCCACACCCATCGGCCCCGCAGGACGTCGGCGGCGTCGGCGAACCCGATCCAGGCGAAGACGCAGAAGAGCGGGTTGAGCGCGGTGAGCGCGAAGGCCAGCGCGGTCCGCAGGGCGAACCGCGCCGGGCCGCCGCCGGCGGTCGGGCCGTACGCCCACCAGGCCAGCAGCGCCGCGGTCGCCGCGGCCAGCCCCAGCTGCGCCGCCAGCCGCGGCCCCGAGGACGTGGCGCCGGTCGCGGGCCCGGTGACCAGGGCGACGACGAGGCTCACGCCGAGCAGCACGAGGGGCAGGTGGCGCAGCCACTGCTGGCCCGCCTGCGCCTCGGCGGTCGCGGAGCTCACGCGCCGTACCCTCTCACTCCCAGCGGAAGGTGCGCACCGCGATCAGCGAGAGCACCCCCGCCCAGACCGCGACGACCAGCAGGTGCCGGACGTCGGGGAAGCCGCCGGACATCGCCTGCGTCATCGCCTCCGTCGCGGCGCCCAGGGGCGTGCCGCCGACGATGTCGCGCAGGGGGCTCGGCAGCGCCTGCACCGGCGCGTAGACCCCGGCGGTGAACATCGAGGGGAAGAAGACGACCATGCCCACGGCCGTGCCCACGCGGGCGTTGGGGGAGACCGCGGTCACGACGGCGCCGAGGGAGAACGACGCCAGGAGGACGAGGACGTAGGCCAGGGCGTAGCCGAGCAGCGAGTCGGGCAGGGCGATGCCGAAGACGATCCGGCCCGTGACGATGGCGATCAGGCTGGAGACCACGACCGCGACGGCGTGCAGCAGCACCTGGGCACCGAGGACCGCCGCCGGTCCGACCGGCGTCGTGCCCAGCCGGCGCAGCACCCCGCTCTCGCGGTAGGCGAAGACGACCGGGGGCATCGTCATGAGCGCCGCTGCGATCATCGAGAACAAGACGACCGTCGGCAGGTAGACGTCGATGGTCCGCAGGCCGCCGAGTGCGTCGTGGGGCTCGCGGAAGCTCGGGATCGCGCCGAGCACGCACAGCAGGGCGACTGGGAAGACCAGGATCCAGAACAGCGAGGCGAGCTCCCGGCCGAAGAGCCGGGTCTCCGTGCGGAGGACGGCACGGGTGGCGGGAGAGATCACGGTGGCGCTCATGCGGGCGTCTCCACCTGGTCGGGAGCGGCGGTGAGGTCGAGGTAGGCGCTGTCGAGGGAGCCGGCGGTCACGTTGAGCCGCGTCGGTACGACGCCGCGGGCGACCAGGTCGGTCACGACCGTGACGGCGGCGTCCTCCGCGCCGGTCACCACGACCAGGCCGCCCTCGGCGCGCACCTCGGTCACCCCGGGCAGGTCGCGCACGGCGTCGAGGTCGATCGGCGTGGACGGCACGAAGGTCATCGTGGTCGCCTCGCCGGCCGCCCGGATCAGGCCCTCAGGGGTGTCGAGCGCCCGGATCCGCCCGCGGTCGATGATCGCGACCCGGTCGCAGAGCGACTGGGCCTCCTCCATCGAGTGGGTGACCAGCAGCACCGTGGTGCCGCCGGCACGCAGATCGCGCACGACCTGCCACACGTCGCGCCGGGCGCGCGGGTCCAGGCCGGTGCTCAGCTCGTCGAGCACCACGACCCGGGGCCGGGCGACCAGGGCCAGCGCGATCGAGAGCCGCTGCTGCTGGCCCCCGCTGAGCGCTCCGAAGCGGCGCCCGAGGTGCTCGGTCAGCCCGAGGCGCTCGGCGACCTCGCGCCACGGCACCGGGTCGTCGTACAGCGCCGACCAGAGCTCGAAGGCCTCCTGGGCGGTGATCTTGGCCTGCAGCCTGCTCTCCTGGAGCTGGATCGAGAGCACCCGGGTCAGCGCGTCGCGCTCGGTCCAGGGGTCGAGGCCGTGGACGCGGATCCGTCCCGCGTCGCCGACCCGCATCCCGGCGACCGCCTCGACGGTGGTGGTCTTGCCGGCGCCGTTGGGGCCGAGGATGCCGAAGACCTCGCCGTGCTCGACGGTGAAGCCGACGTCGGCGACCGCCACCTTCTCGCCGTAGGCCTTGCGGAGCCCGACGACCTCGACGGCCGGCCCCGGGGGAGTGGAGTTCATGGCTCCAGCCAACCGGTCGCGGGCGCCTCGCACATCGATCCACCGGCGCCGGAGCGGATCCACCGATCGGTGGATGTCATGCTGGAACCATGCGCTACGACAGCCTGCTCGCCTCCGTCGGCAACACCCCGCTCGTCGGGCTGCCGAGGCTGTCGCCCTCGCCCGACGTACGCCTGTGGGCCAAGCTCGAGGACCGCAACCCGACCGGCTCGATCAAGGACCGGCCGGCGCTGAAGATGATCGAGGAGGCCGAGAAGGACGGGACGCTGCGGCCCGGCTGCACGATCCTCGAGCCGACCTCGGGCAACACCGGCAT is a window encoding:
- a CDS encoding sensor histidine kinase; translation: MSSATAEAQAGQQWLRHLPLVLLGVSLVVALVTGPATGATSSGPRLAAQLGLAAATAALLAWWAYGPTAGGGPARFALRTALAFALTALNPLFCVFAWIGFADAADVLRGRWVWVGFAATAAAMATGQSGGLPTGPTGHLAFFLALFALNFGLAAAMGRAALQIERTSTDRAAAIAELERLNASLEEALLRNEALQQTVVAQARVAGVQEERQRLAREIHDTIAQSLAGVLTQLQAAGQEADPDARIRRATELARSALAEARRSVLDLAPAPLHGAGLPEAIDAVVRCWAADQDPDRAARTDLVVTGEVRPLHPEVEATVLRIVQESLANVAKHARAGRVGVTLDYDGEEVVVDVRDDGVGFDAGRPAPPSSFGLRGMHQRAARLAGTLTLESCPGGGTAVSLRLPALAREAA
- a CDS encoding MoaD/ThiS family protein; translation: MAIEVRIPTILRTYTDGEKAVTGEGASLSALIDDLEASHPGIKDRLIDNGDLRRFVNVYINDEDVRFIGGLEAPLADGDQVVVLPAVAGGC
- a CDS encoding NUDIX hydrolase codes for the protein MPIPPFVVELRALVGTRELWLPAVTAVVRRGDDILLTERVDNGRWAPVTGIVDPGEEPAVAARREALEEAGVEITVDRLAAVSVSPRITHPNGDQGVYLDITFACSWVSGEPYPADDENTDVRWWPIRDLPPMQDWMRARIDAGLSDEVAARFLT
- a CDS encoding NYN domain-containing protein, with the translated sequence MTDRRTFVLVDGENIDATLGNSLLGRRPLPEERPRWERVTAYAEQLWGQPVTGLFFLNASNGTLPSSFVQALLAMDYRPVPLAGRADEKVVDIGIQRTLDALVQRADDVLLVSHDADFAEHLSRLLDQSAYQRRIGLVALREYASTQFDQLGIRVHDLEDDVHAFNVPLPRVRIIPLDEFDPENFLR
- a CDS encoding ABC transporter permease gives rise to the protein MSATVISPATRAVLRTETRLFGRELASLFWILVFPVALLCVLGAIPSFREPHDALGGLRTIDVYLPTVVLFSMIAAALMTMPPVVFAYRESGVLRRLGTTPVGPAAVLGAQVLLHAVAVVVSSLIAIVTGRIVFGIALPDSLLGYALAYVLVLLASFSLGAVVTAVSPNARVGTAVGMVVFFPSMFTAGVYAPVQALPSPLRDIVGGTPLGAATEAMTQAMSGGFPDVRHLLVVAVWAGVLSLIAVRTFRWE
- the clpS gene encoding ATP-dependent Clp protease adapter ClpS gives rise to the protein MSAASPVEVEPTTTPDEITFLAKPWVTIVWNDPVNLMSYVTYVFQKYFGYDKAKAEKLMMEVHEDGRSVVSSGTREEMERDVQAMHEYGLWATMDRSE
- the gdhA gene encoding NADP-specific glutamate dehydrogenase; its protein translation is MDMLDPILQPHYETVLARNPGEGEFHQAVLEVLESLGPVVRKHQHYVDEAVIERLCEPERQLIFRVPWTDDQGRVQINRAFRVEFNSALGPYKGGLRFHPSVYLGIVKFLGFEQIFKNALTGMPIGGGKGGSDFDPKGRSDAEVMRFCQSLMTELYRHLGEYTDVPAGDIGVGGREIGYLFGQYKRITNRYESGVLTGKGLSYGGSQVRTEATGFGTVFFTEEMLKTSGRSLSGRRVVVSGSGNVAIYAAQKAADLGAQVVACSDSSGYVVDEAGLDLALLKQVKEVDRARLSAYADQRPGASYVAGGRVWDVPCEVALPCATQNELDGEAARTLVGNGVLVVAEGANMPCTPEATRVFQDKGVLFAPGKAANAGGVATSALEMQQNASRDSWSFAHTEERLREIMVGVHERCASAADEYGAPGNYVAGANISSFLQVADAMLSLGVV
- a CDS encoding DUF2017 domain-containing protein: MSGFARHRRSGRIIANFTGFEADLLRSLASQLVELLRNEAAVPQDDQDPFEAMMDFSGPTVEPEDPVLARLFPTAYRDDPEAAGEFRRYTEGTLRDGKARAAATIIDALEEAGLPDELTEDGLMIDVELDEPTAETWMRSFTDIRLALATRLGVEDGDEEYWYALPDDDPRAQAHDIYEWVGYLQETLVEALTARR
- a CDS encoding nicotinate phosphoribosyltransferase, giving the protein MTPSTAGSTAPSTAPSTAPSTALLTDHYELTMLQAALAAGTADRRSVFELFPRRLPEGRRYGVVAGVGRALDALEAFRFDAEVLAVLEDVVDEPTREWLASYRFSGDVWGYPEGETYFPHSPLVVVESTFAEAVLLETLLLSIYNHDSAIASAASRMTMVSCERPCLEMGSRRTHEEAAVAAARAAYVAGFAGTSNLAARQRYGVPTSGTSAHSFTLLHDTEADAFRAQVASLGAGTTLLIDTYDIAEAVRVGVEVAGPGLGAVRLDSGDLGSLAQQVRDQLDSLGATGTRIIVTSDLDEYAIAALAAAPVDGYGVGTQLVTGSGHPTSGFVYKLVAREGEDGAMVPVAKRSTDKISYGGRKYALRRRGRSGTAEAEVVGTGQVPANDGDDRELLVPLVRDGEVVGREPLEAARERHLRSRAELPLAAQQMSRGEPVIPTIRLD
- a CDS encoding Mov34/MPN/PAD-1 family protein; protein product: MLTIDQATYDAIVRHAKRDHPDEACGIVAGPEGSDRPERVVEMVNAAGSPTFYEFDSTELLELYKQMWDRDEEPVVIYHSHTATEAYPSRTDIGLASEPGAHYVLVSTREHGNNEGPVEFRSYRIVDGEVTEEEVAVVPELPTR
- a CDS encoding ABC transporter ATP-binding protein — its product is MNSTPPGPAVEVVGLRKAYGEKVAVADVGFTVEHGEVFGILGPNGAGKTTTVEAVAGMRVGDAGRIRVHGLDPWTERDALTRVLSIQLQESRLQAKITAQEAFELWSALYDDPVPWREVAERLGLTEHLGRRFGALSGGQQQRLSIALALVARPRVVVLDELSTGLDPRARRDVWQVVRDLRAGGTTVLLVTHSMEEAQSLCDRVAIIDRGRIRALDTPEGLIRAAGEATTMTFVPSTPIDLDAVRDLPGVTEVRAEGGLVVVTGAEDAAVTVVTDLVARGVVPTRLNVTAGSLDSAYLDLTAAPDQVETPA
- a CDS encoding response regulator, with product MIRILVADDHPVVRDGVRSMLGAVPDFEVVAEAGSGPEAVALARATDPDVVVMDLRMPGGGGVDAVRALRASGTRAAVLVLTTYDTDSETVAAIEAGATGYLLKDTPAERLFEAVRATAAGETVLSPAVASRLASHLRRPSRTTALTSREREVLVLVARGTSNRAIAQELFVSEATVKTHLVHVYEKLGVADRAAAVATAYERGILGGPTA